From Triticum urartu cultivar G1812 chromosome 2, Tu2.1, whole genome shotgun sequence, a single genomic window includes:
- the LOC125538827 gene encoding uncharacterized protein LOC125538827, which translates to MCREERFMDNEEICKPRHDLKLLELDLFCEMVFPTPRCCCPSVCSAHGYWNYLSPRMKSYNGVLAKAIDMGTSHLVKGIIVCSKAYASQVQRGANVISPQAASGASKTLGRHRWS; encoded by the exons ATGTGCAGGGAGGAACGTTTCATGGACAATGAGGAGATATGCAAACCACGCCATGACCTGAAG CTGCTGGAGCTGGACTTATTTTGTGAAATGGTGTTTCCGACACCACGTTGCTGCTGTCCCTCGGTTTGCTCTGCACACGGGTACTGGAACTACTTGTCGCCAAGGATGAAGAGCTACAACGGTGTGCTCGCCAAGGCCATCGACATGGGCACCAGCCACCTCGTCAAAGGCATCATCGTGTGCAGCAAGGCCTACGCCAGCCAG GTTCAAAGGGGAGCCAACGTGATTAGTCCTCAAGCAGCCAGCGGCGCGAGCAAAACGCTTGGGCGACACCGGTGGAGCTGA
- the LOC125538826 gene encoding probable E3 ubiquitin-protein ligase ARI8 has protein sequence MDSEDDMHDANDSADDDFYSGGEAGLAASDDGDADYDFADHDSDDSPELLSHRQQQNYCILSEAGIKQRQEDDINRVSTVLSISKSEACALLRSYNWSVSKVHDEWFVDEERVRKVVGFPEKRIEMPNDRELACGICFENCPHASMSAAACGHPFCSVCWRGYISTAINDGPGCLMLRCPDPSCVAAVGQDMINSLANEEDKEKYGRYLRRSYIEDNRKTKWCPAPGCEYAVEFVVGSGSYDVNCNCSYGFCWNCTEEAHRPVDCATVSKWILKNSAESENMNWILANSKPCPKCKRPIEKNQGCMHITCTPPCKFEFCWLCLGSWSEHGERTGGFYACNRYEAARQEGAYDESERRREMAKNSLERYTHYYERWAANQSSRQKALGDLQSLQNDKLEKLSDIQSQPESQLKFIIEAWLQIVECRRVLKWTYAYGYYLPEHEHAKRQFFEYLQGEAESGLERLHQCAEKELQIYLEAESPSKDFNDFRTKLAGLTSVTRNYFENLVRALETGLNDVGPSTSQSTGIKNTTSKSLGGKSKTGKNRASAAGSKSGSSSRGVDDSNIWTCDQCTYVNPRSAKACQACDHQHR, from the exons atggaCTCCGAGGACGACATGCACGACGCCAACGACTCAGCGGACGACGACTTCTACAGCGGCGGGGAGGCCGGGCTCGCCGCCAGCGATGACGGCGACGCCGACTACGACTTCGCCGACCACGACTCCGACGACTCCCCCGAGCTCCTCTCTCACCGGCAGCAG CAAAATTACTGCATATTGAGTGAAGCTGGTATAAAGCAGCGGCAAGAGGATGACATAAATAGGGTTTCAACCGTTCTCTCAATTTCAAAGTCGGAAGCATGTGCTCTTCTTCGCAGCTATAACTG GAGTGTTAGTAAGGTGCATGATGAATGGTTCGTTGATGAAGAACGTGTTCGCAAGGTTGTTGGTTTTCCGGAGAAGCGCATTGAAATGCCAAATGACAGAGAA CTGGCATGTGGAATTTGTTTCGAAAATTGCCCCCATGCATCAATGAGTGCTGCCGCATGTGGACATCCTTTCTGTAGTGTATGCTGGAGAG GTTACATTAGCACTGCTATAAATGATGGTCCAGGATGTCTGATGTTGAGATGTCCTGATCCGTCCTGTGTTGCCGCAGTTGGACAAGATATGATTAATTCGCTGGCTAATGAAGAGGATAAGGAAAAGTATGGGCGATATCTTCGCAGATCTTACATTGAGGATAATCGAAAG ACAAAGTGGTGTCCTGCTCCTGGATGTGAATATGCAGTAGAATTTGTCGTGGGCAGTGGCAGCTATGATGTTAATTGCAATTGTTCATATGGGTTCTGTTGGAAT TGCACTGAGGAAGCTCATCGTCCAGTAGACTGTGCCACTGTTTCAAAGTGGATCCTCAAGAACAGCGCAGAGTCTGAGAATATGAATTG GATACTGGCTAACTCGAAGCCTTGCCCTAAGTGCAAGCGGCCTATTGAGAAAAACCAGGGATGCATGCATATCACATGCACACCTCCATGTAAATTTGAGTTTTGCTG GCTGTGTCTTGGTTCATGGTCGGAGCATGGAGAGAGGACTGGTGGATTTTATGCTTGTAACCGTTATGAGGCAGCAAGACAAGAAGGAGCG TATGATGAATCTGAAAGGAGAAGGGAAATGGCGAAGAACTCCCTTGAGAGATATACACATTATTATGAACGATGGGCAGCTAATCAGTCA TCAAGGCAAAAGGCATTAGGAGACCTTCAGAGTCTGCAGAATGACAAG CTTGAAAAGTTAAGTGATATACAAAGTCAACCTGAGTCACAGCTCAAGTTCATCATAGAGGCATGGCTACAG ATTGTTGAGTGTAGGAGGGTATTGAAGTGGACATATGCTTATGGTTATTACCTCCCAGAGCACGAACATGCCAAAAGACAGTTTTTTGAATATCTGCAAG GTGAGGCTGAATCAGGTTTGGAGCGGCTGCATCAGTGTGCAGAGAAAGAACTTCAAATATACCTTGAAGCCGAGTCCCCCTCAAAAGATTTCAATGACTTCCGTACAAAGTTGGCTGGATTAACTAG CGTGACTCGCAATTATTTTGAGAATCTCGTCCGGGCACTGGAGACTGGATTAAATGACGTTGGACCTTCCACTAGCCAAAGCACGGGCATCAAGAACACTACTTCTAAGAGCCTTGGTGGCAAGAGCAAGACTGGCAAGAACAGGGCATCCGCTGCTGGCTCCAAATCAGGCAGCTCCAGCCGTGGTGTGGACGATAGCAACATTTGGACGTGTGATCAGTGTACATATGTAAACCCCAGATCGGCCAAGGCCTGCCAGGCTTGTGACCACCAACACCGATAG